The genomic region ATGCCaggaatatatttaaacgCCTGTACCACATATGGACCTAATGGTGACATAATAattgataattatataaataaaaaattaataatggatatatataatttttcaaaggAAAACAATTTAGTTAATCGTATGGTTTGGTATAgttcaaaaaaaacatatacgGTTGAAATGaatgaatatattgatCAATATTTGACTCTTGAACCTATAATACCTGATATTATTGATGAagaaacattaaaaaatacaaaaatatacaaaattttaattagcttaaatgaagaaaactTGTCAAGtgtatttaaaatgtaTCAAGACAAATTTTCGGATCAAATTTCTGTATCTAATCCAATTGGAACATATGTAGAATTGTTTCattataatacaaataaatttgaaggtgtaaaaaaattatgcaaATATTTCGATATAAGTTTAAATGATGCATTAGCTATAGGAGATGGTGACAATGATATAGAGATGTTACAAGGCGTAGGAACTTCGATAGCAGTACAGAATGCTCCTAGTGAAACAAAGAAAAGCGCAAAATATGTAGCTCCATCAAACAATGATGATGCGGTATATCATGCATTACGAACATTTTGTggaatttaaaataaaaaactgAAAGAGATAagcatacatataaaattctatgaaattaaaataatagttaTTAAATGGATTGCTGATTCCTATTATTTCTGTTATCCTTTCTAgtgttataatatatattactatcAATActgttattaaaatttttaattaaatattaactTGTTTCCTTCGACAATTATatgcaataataatatatgtttattttgaatttttacattttatgTCTCATTTATGTTTgtttttaactttttaataacCCTTATTGTAGAGATGCAATtttatactatatatattgaagTATGCCtccaaatatatacataaatgtAGGTTTTATGAAAGGAGAAATAGTATGTTGGCTTTATTTGGTTTGGGGGTTCAGGGTTATattgaattatatatatcatagcATGTTCATTTTAActgttttaaaattttaacaatataaaataatgaaataaaaaaaaggtgaaaattttatgaaaatgaaataatttctTATAGTATGCTTTTTTAgacattataaaaaatgctttcataaatatttattgcGTTTGCGTTATAAATAACGTCGATTTGTCGGATATTGATTTATAGTTTATGTATCTGCAATTTATAATtgcatattaaaatatatttcattaatattataaaatatatgtattaatcCGACCATATTATAGAGCATACAAATTAATCAAAATGAATCCGATTATAACTTCACACACAAAATGCTTATTACAGTTTTATCGGAGAAACTATAATttaagttaaaaaataggACTTACAAATAAGAATTAttgttaaataaaaatattcataaaatgaacatattatgatatatgagggtataattataattagtttcattttgaatattcCTTTAcattacaatatatattcagaTTAGCatattatcaatatataataggtaatcataaatatagattcataaaatatcgATCAGAATCTACAATACAAcgatatttataaaagacATTTTATGCATCTATCATTTTTAGTAATACATGAAACATACACTATagatataaaatagtaaaatattCTACAAATAACTAGTATTGAAATATTCTTTAATGTGaaattttatgtaattaaatattatttttttcgaaaaggtacataatatattttatttgaactaataatatttatattaggctattatatatatacaaacttATGCAGGCTGATCCTGtaccatttattaatttattttttttgtttataaaagaaagCACAACTCTTTAGaatgataaatttaattaactTATATTTGAAGttgaatttaaaaaatgtataaacttaaaaaatactaaatagtaaatttgtctattaatataaaggagtattgtatatatatgatcaTACCAAGAGTTTGtttcttattttataataaaacataaaataaatttccTACATGATgaaattttctatattaacTAATGtactatatttatgttttatttaaataatatttataaaaataaagataatcGAATGTTTAACTATTAAAGGtactataatatatgtttaatgAATACGACAAAGTTAAGCGTTTGGTTATGAAATGTATTTGACTGTTTGATTTCATATGTATTATTCTGTGTTATTTATACGAggaatatttgaaaatatgggtgttttatatgattttaatagaaataatatatattcaaaagtatattatataaataaaaatatcaagTGCTTATTTATCGagatcatatattttaaaaaaacgaagaaaaataaaatacggaatattattaaataatattaagcCCTTGAGGAGTATAACAAATAAGAACGTATTTCGATGCACATACTAACttttgtaattatttttcatatgttTGCATACATTGATTACAATATATGTATCTAGTATTTTATTAccataattaatatatattaacttgcttgtaaataaacaataaaatacacaagcttataaaatatcaaGCCTGTTATTAAATGCGTCTTGAATTATACTAAAgacttatttatataaaaatatccaAAAAACATATTGGAGTTAGATCTGCTACATAAAGTTGTTTGGtcataattaaataatgtattCTGTACGAAAATGGgttatatttgaaaaaatctAAGATGTAAAAATGTTCGCAATtgtgtatttatatatctgATGGTAGcagttattatatatatttttttttaaatgttaaaaataattttgttatattaaatataatgctCAAATAAACAGAAAACACTCACGAATAAattatccatttttattatttgagtaaatttttatatattttttatgcattaaaaataaatcatatttatgttaaaataaaaataagatttaaatt from Plasmodium vinckei vinckei genome assembly, chromosome: PVVCY_04 harbors:
- a CDS encoding haloacid dehalogenase-like hydrolase, putative → MNPKLIQMSSSLLLMCLCEAHSNEKKNNNGFMITKSNRFLSELENNEVGVEGYEDQPIYKEQPVYEDQSNYEDQPNHEVFAIRDKNGKPVDKNNLKNNVKIVFSDLDGTLLNDDHKVSKLNIESLAKAQNKGIKVVIATGRPLFSANYLIGEDMKKNNLSLMPGIYLNACTTYGPNGDIIIDNYINKKLIMDIYNFSKENNLVNRMVWYSSKKTYTVEMNEYIDQYLTLEPIIPDIIDEETLKNTKIYKILISLNEENLSSVFKMYQDKFSDQISVSNPIGTYVELFHYNTNKFEGVKKLCKYFDISLNDALAIGDGDNDIEMLQGVGTSIAVQNAPSETKKSAKYVAPSNNDDAVYHALRTFCGI